In one Lycium barbarum isolate Lr01 chromosome 7, ASM1917538v2, whole genome shotgun sequence genomic region, the following are encoded:
- the LOC132604066 gene encoding zinc finger protein ZAT10-like translates to MALEALNSPTTTTPPSFQFEKTTQSYLESWTKGKRSKRPRSIMEQQPTEEEYLAFCLLMLARSGNNNFTTTTNSITPVISNNLYKCSVCGKSFGSYQALGGHKASHRTKVLLNGDKVNENAVTTATSATSANNVSGKTHECSICHKTFPTGQALGGHKRCHYEWKVTSSSSSGVGSTSSQRGCFDLNIPALPEFWPGFGSGEEEVESPHPAKKSRHLLPTKLGIIPTTVGLEDLNKTIQI, encoded by the coding sequence ATGGCACTTGAAGCTTTGAATTCTCCAACTACCACAACCCCACCCTCATTTCAATTTGAGAAAACCACTCAAAGCTACCTTGAATCTTGGACAAAAGGCAAGAGATCAAAACGACCTCGTAGCATCATGGAGCAACAACCAACTGAAGAAGAATACTTAGCTTTCTGTCTTCTCATGCTCGCACGTAGCGGTAATAATAATTTTACTACTACAACCAATTCAATAACACCCGTTATATCAAACAATTTGTACAAGTGTTCAGTGTGTGGTAAGTCTTTTGGTTCTTATCAAGCTTTAGGAGGACACAAAGCTAGTCACCGTACTAAAGTACTCCTTAACGGAGATAAAGTCAACGAAAACGCCGTTACAACCGCGACCAGTGCCACGTCAGCTAACAACGTTAGCGGAAAGACTCACGAGTGTTCCATTTGTCACAAGACTTTTCCAACTGGACAAGCTTTGGGTGGTCATAAAAGGTGTCACTACGAGTGGAAGGTGACGTCATCGTCATCGAGCGGTGTGGGGTCCACGAGCAGCCAACGTGGCTGCTTTGACTTGAATATTCCGGCTTTGCCAGAATTTTGGCCGGGTTTTGGCTCAGGCGAGGAGGAGGTGGAAAGTCCTCATCCAGCTAAGAAATCGCGACACTTGCTGCCAACTAAACTTGGAATTATTCCAACAACAGTAGGGCTTGAAGACTTGAACAAAACTATACAAATTTAG
- the LOC132602522 gene encoding zinc finger protein ZAT10-like gives MALEALNSPTTTTPPSFKFETTSTQNYLESWTKGKRSKRPRSIMEQHPINEEEYLAFCLLMLARSGNNNFTTNSTTPVISKNLYKCSVCGKSFGSYQALGGHKASHRTKQLLNGEVNEHSVTTTTSATSANNVSGKTHECSICHRTFSTGQALGGHKRCHYEGKVTSSSSSGVGSTSSQRGGFDLNIPALPEFWPGFDLGEDEVESPHPAKKSQHLLPTKLELFRLQ, from the coding sequence ATGGCACTTGAAGCTTTGAACTCTCCTACTACCACAACTCCACCATCATTTAAATTTGAAACTACAAGTACTCAAAATTACCTTGAGTCTTGGACTAAAGGCAAGAGATCAAAACGACCTCGTAGTATCATGGAGCAACATCCAATAAATGAAGAAGAATACTTAGCTTTTTGTCTTCTCATGCTAGCACGTAGCGGTAATAATAATTTCACAACCAATTCAACGACACCCGTTATATCAAAGAATTTGTACAAGTGTTCTGTGTGTGGTAAGTCTTTTGGTTCTTATCAAGCTTTAGGAGGACACAAAGCTAGTCATCGTACTAAACAACTCCTTAACGGTGAAGTCAACGAACACTCCGTTACAACCACGACCAGTGCCACGTCAGCTAACAACGTTAGCGGAAAGACTCACGAGTGTTCCATATGCCACAGGACTTTTTCAACTGGACAAGCTTTGGGCGGTCATAAAAGGTGTCACTACGAGGGGAAAGTGACGTCATCGTCATCGAGCGGTGTGGGGTCCACAAGCAGCCAGCGTGGCGGCTTTGACTTGAATATTCCGGCTTTGCCAGAATTTTGGCCAGGTTTTGACTTGGGCGAGGATGAGGTGGAAAGTCCTCATCCAGCTAAGAAATCGCAACACTTGCTGCCAACTAAACTTGAATTATTCCGCCTACAGTAG